The Pontibacter korlensis sequence GCTACCAGGCGTGGCTACGGGAGCTGAGCCGCAAGGAGCGAACATTTGCCGCCCTAAACCTGGACGAAACCGACTTTAACCGGATGGTTTCGGACAAGCAGGTAGAGACGGGCTTCCTCAACAAAGGCATCTACCAGGGGGCCTTTGTAAAAGAGCTGAACCGTGCCGCTGAATCCGTTTCCGAGCGTGATGCTTTCAAAGCTACGATCAAAGCGTTCGAAACCGCCACAGAAAGGCTGGTGGAGGAGAAGCTGAAGTATAGTTAAGAGAAACTAACCTTTTCCATGCAAGACCTAGAGCTGGACGTATAACTGCTGCTCCAGCCAGTATAAACAATGCAGGGCGAGCGCGCTCACCTTATTCTTTACCTAAACAAACGAACATGCCGAAAGTACTTCGTCTTCATAAAACCGGATCAAATGTGGAAGGCTGGGCCAAAACAAGCCAGATTACCAGCACCGAAATAAAGGACATCAACGATGGCGCCGGTGGCAGAGCTCTCAAGATCAATGCCTCTATTCCTACGCCCTTTGCCCGCATGCACCTGTTTGAAACCGCCTTCGACTTTGTAAGGCGTGGGGTGGCCGGCAATAACACCAACACGATCTACCATAAGTTCGTGACGCACTTCTGGGATTTGTGGGAGTTGCTCTACAACCACCAAAGCTATGCACAGGCAGGCAACAAGATCATTATCCGCCGCTGGAATAAGCACCAGCAGCTCCATGCCATGCAGGCAAACCCCAACACGAGTCTGCTGGGCCGGACGCTGGAGCTGTTCATGAACGACAGCCGCTTTCAGGGCGTGGAGGATATTTTCCTGATTTTCTTCGAATCAACCAACGGCCGCGGCGACCGCCATATGCAACTGATCGGTGGTACCTCGCCGCTGACCTTCCTGTTTGTGGCCCCGAACGTGCAACCGCTAAGTATCAACCGGGCCCAGAACATCGGCACCTACTTCGACCATCACTATGTGTCGCTCGAGCACCGGGAGCCGGATTTCAGAGAGTATGTGCACAAGCTTTTTGTATCGAACCCTGCCATGGTTCAGGCCTTCCCGGCGGTTTATAACGCACTGGACGAAAACCTGCTGCGCAGCATCAACATGGCAGGGGCGGTAGGCCAGGGTGCCATCGCCTCTGAGTACCTGCAGCTCGTGGATTTCCAGCAGAACCCGGTGCATGTGGGGCCTATTAATTTTTTGGTAAAAAAGGACCAGACTGCCGTGACCAGCAGCGATTTGTTCATACGCCCAACGCATACTGGCTTTGCAGGCGAACGGCCGATTGTGCTCAAGCCAGAGCTGCGCCTGGCCCCGGACGTGAAGTATGTCAACAACCTGGCCTGGCCGGTCAATACCCAGGTGGCCTATGCCGATGAGAAACCACTGGAGAACCGCTCGCTGCCGGGCGTGGGCTTCAACTACCCTTACTTAACGATCAATGACCTGCTGCAGGAAACGCTGGTGCAGGTGCCCTACGAGGTGAACACGGAGCGTTTCTACAGTGGCACGGTGGCCTATCAGCCGGGGGTAACGGAGAAATCCTTCAACTACCTGCTGCCCATCACGCCGTTGTACTTTGACTTCTTCACCCCCGAGGATCTGGCCAATCATTTGACCTTCCACATCGACGTAAACCATGTGCGCGTGACGCTGCGGGTGCCTACTGAGAAGGGAAGCGTGGTGTATGAGCGCAGCTTCTATGATAATCCGCTCAACTCCAAAGACGCCAGCGGCCAGGTGATTCCAGAGAAGGGCCGCATCGTTAAATCCAGAATCGGCATGGGTGTTTTCCCGTTCTATAAATTCACCGACGCGGTGCAGTACAACGATTTCTATAAGGTGATGCTGGTCGATGAGGACCTTGATCCCTTGCTAGTGAACAGGAACCACTCGCTTAGCTTCTTTGCCGGGGGCAAGAGAGTGGAAGCGGGCGGCGGCGTTGTCTCTGTCACGGCGCACCGCAGAACCAAAAAGAGTAACAGCAGTGCAGGCAGCACATACTACGAGCTGCGCGGTACTCATTTTGATTTTGCCGAGTTCACGCATGCAGGGGTGGACATGGAGGGGAAGGCCCTTGTTGTGCCAAGGTTTCAGGAAATGCAGCAGGGGATTCATAACTTCACTTTCGCTATCGATTTCGGGACTTCCAACACCCACATCGCCTATACTTCCGGTGCGAACCAGCCGCCGCGCGAGTTCTCCATCACGGCCAATGATCAGCAGTTAGTGATGCTCAACAAGCCTTCAGACGATCCAGCCTTAACGGACTACCAGCGGTTTCACAAAAGGGGCTTTGGGCGTCTTTTTGCTGTGGAGACCTTACTCAAGCGCGAGTTTATACCGTTGATCATTGGCTCAGGCGGGTCGCTTTATAACTTTCCGACCCGGACCGCCACCTGTGAGGCGCTGGATTTTGAGAACCAGATCACCAATTTATTTGGCAATATCAATGTTGGGTTCTCGATCAATACTGAAGGCACGCACCAGGACCAGTACAAGCAAACCTACCACACCGACCTGAAGTGGAGTGAAACGCTAACCAATGCTGGCAAGCGCCGCATTGAAGCCTTCTTCACTGAGATCATGCTCCTGATCAAAAACAAAGTGGTGCTGAACCACGGCAATGTGGCCAGCACGAAGATAATATGGTTTGCGCCGTTGAGCTTTGATGAGTACTCCCGCAATATGTTCCAGAACGTGTGGGATACGGTGTACGACAACGTGTTTAAAAATGGCCGGACCACGGTTTGCATCACCGAGTCGGTGGCGCCCTTTTACTTCCTCTCCAGAACCGGAGCGGTGGTGCCGAGCCAGGACGAGAACCTGATCAACGTAGACATTGGCGGCGGCACCACCGATGTGCTGCTGTTTACTAACCGCAGGCCTTCCCATAGTTCATCTTTCAGGTTTGCCGGAAATGACCTTTGGGGCGACGGCTTTGCTACGGTGAAGACCAAAAAGGATAATGGCCTGCTGCAGTATGGAGTGGACCACGTGCTGCGCATTCCGTTAACGGAAGAAGGACGCGAGTACCGCAAATTCCTGGAGACTGCACTGGACAACCCGGACTTTACTTCTGCTGACATCAGCTCCCTGTTGTTCAGTTATGATAAGGAGCTAAACTATAGCTCGCAACTGCTACAGGCGCGGCAGCTGCGGCTCATGTTCTACCTGCATTTCGGGGCACTGATGTACCACCTAGCGCAGCTGGTGCAGCAACTCGATGTGAAAGTACCGCGCTACATCTCGTTCAGCGGTCGCGGTAGCTTATACATCAAGCTGCTGAGCGCAGGTAACAACCTGTCGAATGTGGAGCGTTTCGCCAAGGCTATATTTCAGAAGGTAACAGGGCAGGAGCCACCGGCTAACTTCAAGCTGGTACTGGTAGATAACCCCAAGCAGGTAACGGCCAATGGCGGCGCGATGGCCCTGGAAGGCACTGACCTGAACGACCTGACCAACATTCCAATCATGAAGCCTACTGGCTCGGCCAATCTGCAGGATGCCCTGACACCGGTAACCAAAAACCAGGTATCTGGGGAACTGCGCCAGGAAGTGATGGATAATGTGATGAACTGCCTGACCATGCTGCTTGACGATCCGGACATATCGCCGCTGATGCGCTCGATGGGGGTGGAAGTAGAGCCGCTGCGTGTGCTGGAGTTTATGCGCGCCAACCTACAAGACAGCTATACCATGATTCTGGAAGACACTGTACGTGGCCTGACAGACCGTGAGCCGCTGCACGAGACCATGTTCTTTATGCCCCTCAAGCAGTCGCTGTACTTGCTGTCGAAGGAACTCTACAGGCAGCAGGCGCAGGTGAGCGCTGTTTCTTAAAGATCAGAACTTACCCTTCGTCAGCGGATATGTTATCGGGGCCTTTGCAAAAGGCCCCGATAAATGGTTCAACAATAAACCAGATCAGTTTTTCACCAAGGCCGTGGAGCCAGAAGTGGTAAAATCATCAACATCAACACTTGTTTAGAACATAACACCGGCTCATGAATACACTTGCCATCATTATCAGTATAATTGCGCTGCTAGGGGCAGGGTTTGCCTTTTTAAGAGCCGCAAGCGCCTATAACATGCTCACCAAGCGGATCAACAAGCTTCAAGATCATACTACTGATCTAGAGCGCCGCCTCAGAAGATTGGAAGGAAATGCCAGCCGGGGCAACAGGCAGGGCAGCGAGCAGAGCGAGGGCGTCAGGCAAAAGAAGCAGCGACAGGAACAGCAGGGCGAGCAACGCCAGCAACAAAGGCAAGCTCAACAGACACCGCAGGCTGGGGAGGCAGCTGAGCAGCAGAAACGCAGGAAAAACAAACGCAGAAAAAACGAAACAATAGAGCGGCTTACCCCCGAAGTAGGAGCAAAAGCGGCGCCAGCCTCAGCATCAAGTGCCGTGCGGATGGAGTTTAAGGGAGGTGATTTGCTGGATGAGCTGGAGAAGGAAGCAGGCAAGGCCACGCCGCCACCTGTGCAACCGGAAGAGATGCCGGATGCGGAGCCAGAGGCTATGCCGGGACTTACGGCAGACACTAGAACCCGCTTTGCCATTATCCCGGAGGATGGCATGATACGGCAGCACCAGCTGCAGCAAAACCCCGACTCTGACAGTTACATTGAAATGGATTTACCGGCCGATGGCAGCAATACCACCCGCTACCGCTTTAACCTGTCGGGCAACCACGCCTTTGTCATTGCGCAAGGCATGGATCGGCTGGAGAACGCCTTTTCTTTTGAAAAACCATCGAACCGCATGGTGAGCCGGGTGGTGCTGCAAGGCGACGGCATTTTGACAAAAGTGAACAACGACTGGAAAATCCAGGAGAAAGCACGCATAGATTTCAGATAAGCCTGTAGATGGAAGGTATCTTTATACTTGAGGCTGTACTTATATTAATCATACTTGGCTACCAATTGTACGTGTACAAGGGGAACAAGCAAAAAATCAAAAGTATAGCCGAACTTTATCCTTCCGAAGAAAGACTCAGCATACGGGAGCAGCTGCTGGAGGCCGGAAATATTAGAAAGCCTGCCGATGCCAAAGCAGACAGCACCGTATGGGAAGCCGTGCTTGCCGGTAAACCTTTCAGGGAGTACACGCTATCCAACCCAGTGGTGAAGAGAGTGGTGGCTGCAGCAGACAATATGCTGCAGATAGAGGTGAAGGGAGGCCCTGTCGCCAGCTACCGTATAGAGCGCCACAAGCTGGAGAAACTGTTTGCAGGAGGTAACCTCCATTTGGTGCAGGGGGACCCGGATGCGCTGATAACCCCGGCAGCCTCAGGCGGAAAGAGTGCCGCTACCATCGACCTGATAGAGGTGCAGAACCCTTCCGAAACATTTGGCAGCATCATTAAGAGCACCAATCAGTACCTGAGGCGTAACAAAGGGGCCGCCGCAGATTTCAATATCCTGAAAGATGTGTCGGAGCGGTATTCAGAAGCTATGGATGCAGAGGTGCAGTCTACCATTGCTGCCCCGCTCTATGTTGGCCTGCTGGGTACTTTTTCAGGGGTGATCATCGGCTTGTCGAGTCTGATCTGGTCAGGCCTGGGAGGTGCTGAATCGGGTGCAGCCACCGGGTCTTTTATCACAGATCAGAACATCCCCTCGTTTCTGTTTGGGGTGCTGATCGCTATGTCGGGTAGTTTCCTGGGCCTGCTGCTCACGCTGATGGGAAACAACGCCCTGAAGAATGCCCGCAGCCTCCGCGATCGGAACAAGAACAGCTACTATACTTTCCTGCAGACCAACCTGCTGCCCAAACTTAACTCTGATATGGCTGCCAGCCTAGGCAGCCTGAAATCGGTGCTGGATTCCTTTAACAAAGATTTCCTGGACAAGGTGCTCGGTTTCAGGCCTATTGTGGATACGCTTACGGAGAACATCAGCACGCAAAAAGAATTTATAGAGAGGCTTGATAAGATAGGTTTTACCCAGATGGCCAACGCCAACCTCCAGGTGTTTGATAAGATGAAGGAGAGCGAGCAGCTGTTCAAAAACTTTATGCACTACCAGGTAGCCTTAAACGAGTCGGTGCAGAAAGGGGCGGAGCTAACGCAAACTATAAGTGATGTGTTGAGCCGCCTGAACAGCCTGCAGGAGGGATTTGACAAGGTGCCGGGTTACCTGCAGCAGCACGACGAATCGATACAGCGGCAGGTGAATTTCTTCGGACAGCACGAGCGGGAGTTAAACGATATTAGCTCTCGCATAGAGCAGTACTTTGATAAGGCCGCACTCCGGTTAACGGACCTGATGGAGGCAAGGCTGCAACACCAGGAGCGGGATGCGCAGCATGCTTACCAAAAGTGGCAGGAGCATTTCCGCAGGCTGAACGAGGATAACGTGTACCAGCGTATCCTTGACTACATGCGCCCTTTCGAGAACCTGAGCCAGCAGCAGGAAAAGCTGGGAGACACGCAGCAGCATTTATCCGCAGAGATACGCCAGACAAACGAGCGCCTGCTGCAGAAGCTGGAGGCCGACACTGCCATTCAGCAGCAACTGCTGCAGCAACTGCAACTACTGAACATGCACATGGCCAAAAGCATGGAGCCGGGACCGCTGAAGTCTGTACTGGATAAGCTCTTTGGCGGCGGCCAGGGGAGAAGGTAACCGATAAAGTATGAGCAAGGAGAACAGGGATTTTTTCTGGCCCAGCTACGTCGACCTGATGACGGTCCTCTTTTTGGTGATGCTGGTGCTTTTTGTGCTGAGCTTTAAACTGTTTCAGGACAAGGACCAGGAGAACCGGCAGAACATTGCCCGGCTGCAGGTGGAGGTACAGGAAAAGCGGAAGCTGGATGAGATCAAAGCCGCGCTTGCCCGGCTGGATGATGAATATTTTCAGTACAACAAACAGTACAAACGCCACGAGCTGTTGGTGGACGTGCTCTTTGAGCAGAGTAGTGCAGTCATTCCCTTCCGTGCGCGGGCACCGCTACGTAAGGCGGGTGAGAACCTTAGCCAGGTCATCAACTCCATCGAGGATGAGGATGTTAAGTACCTGATCGTGATCGACGGGCGCGCGGCCAGCTTTCCAGAGGGGGATCCGCGTAACATCACACAGCGGGAGTATGCCCTGCAGCTGAGCTACCAGCGGGCATTGGCACTGCTTGATTTCTGGCAGCGCCAGGGGATAAACTTTCCCAAAGATAAGATAGAGCTGGTCGCCGCTGGAAGCGGTTTTGAAGGGGCAGGTCGTAAGGGAGATATCCGCGACCGTCGTTTCGTTATTCAGATTCTGCCAAAGGTGGGTACCTTAGAGGAGAACGGCAGGTAGTGTACTAGCAGTGCCTGTAGCGCTTTCACGCCGCGAGTGTTATGGGGCTTTTCAGCACGCCTCTTGAAAGGATTGTCCCGCTGCAGTCAGAAGATAAGCCCTGAGCTGGATTCGCTAGCTTGTCTAGGCTGGCTTTGCTACCTGGGGCAGGTAGCGACCCGGATGCAAAGGGCTTTATGCTAGTAAGTGCTTTAGAATTTTACTGCGGCACTGCTGCCATTTTCACTCCTGCTGAGCAGGGAAATGACGCTTTCTGCACCTGCTGCTGGCCCAGCAGGTGCAGGCTCCTTGATAAACGCCTTTGGCAAAGTGTTTCTCAAGGTAGTTATAGCTTCACATGTTCTTCTACATCCTGTATGCTTACCTTCTTTAGTTGATCCTCCGGACTTCGGGGAAACAGTATTCAGGTTGAATCCACCATCGGGCAGGTCATTGAGAGCGTACTGATCTATCTAGGTACTCTGTTAATTTACTGGTATTGTGAGCCGGTAGGTGTTAATTAGCGGGATGGGGCGGGGTTAGTTCCATCAATCAGATTTCAATCATAAAGCCCGTTACGCTCCTTACGCTATTGTTTACCATCGTGCCAATGTTCGGCCTGAAGGAAGGCGCCATTGTGAGCATACCATCCGGTGTGTTGCAGGTAATCGTTCTGCTTAAGTTGTCCTTTTTCTTCATGTTCTTTTTTCAGCTTCCTTATCGCCAAAAACTGGGAGCTGATTTTTCCAGGGATACCTTCAACTCTGTCACCGCCACGGAAGACAACTTTGCGCAGGCCATAGCCCTTGCATTCTTCGGCATCAACTCTGGTCAGGCGTGAGCTGGAGGCATTGGACGACTAATGGAAGTGCCGGGGGCTGTATTTAGCAAGCCGTAATGGAATGGCAACAATGACCCTTTAAGCATCAACTTGTGATGGGTCCAGGAACGAGGCGGTAAGCCCTGCTAATACCATGCAAGTCAAGTATAAGTATCGCGCTTTTCTTGCCTTGTGCATAGCCATGAGCGCTTTGATAGAAAGTGGCACTTACACGGATAAGTGACAATGGGTGATTCCTCCTTTAAGAGATATCAGCAGGCAACGATAAACTATCGTGCCTTTTCCTAGCATAATATAGCAGCACTTCTGCATGGCTCCCCCCCAGTGCTTGTGGCTTTTAACAGGGAGCCAAGTAAAGGGTTGAGTGTAGGAAGAGCACGAGCTGTACTGCTTGCTCGTCAGAATAGCAGGGCTTGAGAGTACCAGGAGCAGTGGTGTAGTTAACTGCCTCAATTTTAGAATGCCTTCGAGTATCTTCGACTCTGAGGCGCCTCATACAGGGTGAGCTCCTGATGAAGAATGGAGCCTGAAGTAAGGATGAGCGCTTGAGTAGTGTTTGCAGCGCAAAAGGAGGCCTGCCCGTGCTAGGCCAGAGGCACTTTGTAGAAACTGGAGGAGTGTGGTTAGCTCTACACATCTTGCCTGCCAAACATTGAAGGGTTTTGAAAGCGTCGCCCTTACGCAGGAAATTAGCCGGTTGTGTTTTTTTGGGCCTATGGCTAGTTATTTCCCATAGCGAAAGGAGGTCGACCAGTATGCCCAGTGGTTCCCATGTACGTACTGGAAATTTCCCTAGAATTTAGTTATTGCAAGCTAGCCGAGAATGTCTGCCTGTGGGAGGTGAGGGGTTGTATAAGAGCACGGCCCTCTGTTTACCAGGGACCGTGCCTTAAACTATGGTACTGCAGTTAGTATACGTAGAGAAAGGCCAGCAGTGCAAGCCTACAGGTTGCTTAAGAGGAAGCGCAGGTTGAAGGCCACGTCATCGTACCACAGGCCGTGGTGGCCCACCAGGT is a genomic window containing:
- a CDS encoding OmpA family protein, with translation MSKENRDFFWPSYVDLMTVLFLVMLVLFVLSFKLFQDKDQENRQNIARLQVEVQEKRKLDEIKAALARLDDEYFQYNKQYKRHELLVDVLFEQSSAVIPFRARAPLRKAGENLSQVINSIEDEDVKYLIVIDGRAASFPEGDPRNITQREYALQLSYQRALALLDFWQRQGINFPKDKIELVAAGSGFEGAGRKGDIRDRRFVIQILPKVGTLEENGR